A segment of the Mogibacterium diversum genome:
TAGGGTTCAAACTAAAGCGTTAAGTAGTCCTCTTATCATAAGATGCATATAAATTATTTTTTATACATTGAACAAGAAGTGAATTACATCTCCGTCCTGTACGACATAGTCCTTACCTTCGGATCTAATTAGACCTTGCTCACGGGCTTTGCCGAGGCTGCCACCACATTCTATTAACCTGTCGTATGCAATGGTCTCAGCTCTTATAAAACCTTTCTCGAAGTCTGTATGTATCTTTCCAGCCGCCTGAGGAGCTTTTGTTCCTCTTGTAATTGTCCAAGCTCTAACCTCGGGCTCGCCTGCGGTCAGGTAAGATATTAAATTAAGCAGGGCATAGCTCGCTTTTATTAGCTTGTCTAGACCAGATTCCTCTATGCCTAGATCTTCAAGGAACATCTCCCTTTCATCATCTTCAAGAGCAGCCATTTCAGCTTCAATTTCCGCACAAATCTTTACGCAACCTGCTCCCTCAGTAGCTGCAAATTCAGAGACTTTAGCAACATACTCATTATCTTCACTTGCAACTTCATCCTCGGAAACGTTAGCGACATAGATTACTGGCTTATAGGTAAGCAGGTCCATAGATGAAATGATTTCTTTCTCTTCGTCCTCGAGCTCCATAGCGCGAGCACACTTACCTGTTTCAAGCCACGCTTTAACTCTTTCGAGCAGTGCGACCTGCTTGCCGAGAGTTTTATCGGCCTTCATGTTTTTGTTAAGTTTTACGATGGCTCTTTCCAAGACCTCTAAATCGGCAAATATGAGCTCGGTATTAATCGTATCTATGTCATCTAGTGGATCGATGTGACCATTTACGTGGACTATATTGTCATTCTCAAAGCATCTTACAACATGAACGATAGCGGAAACCTCGCGGATATGACCGAGGAATTTATTTCCAAGACCCTCACCCTTTGAAGCACCCTTAACGAGCCCAGCTATATCACAAAATTCTATAGTCGTGTAAATGGTCTTTTTTGCCTTGTAGATATCCGTCAGCACCTCCAGTCTTTTATCTGGAACAGTTACGACCCCCACATTTGGCTCAATTGTGCAGAAAGGGTAGTTGGCAGCTTCTGCTCCAGCCTTAGTGATTGCGTTAAATAATGTGCTTTTTCCTACGTTAGGTAGACCAACAATGCCTAGTTTCATTTTTTTACCTCTTATAAATTATTCTTAATATTATAATCGTTTCTTTTCCAAAGATATACATATAATGCGATTGAAACGATAAAGATAACTATGCTTATAACTTGAGCTTGTCTCAAGAAACCAATCATCAAGCTGTCTGTTCTTAATCCTTCTACCAGGAACCTCTCTGGCGCATACAGAAGTCCATATAGACATGCAACCTGACCAGGGAATTTTCTATGATTAAAAATAGATGAGAGGATAATAAAAATAATAAAACACCATATCGATTCATAGAGAAAAGTAGGGTGTACCGATTTCCCGTCTATTATTATTGCCCATGGAAGGGATGTTTCAGTGCCGTACGCTTCATTGTTGAAAAAGTTTCCCCAGCGGCCTATCGCTTGTGCTAAAGCAACGGAAGGGAGGATTAGATCAGCAACGTTTATAAAGCTGATCTTCTTATACTTACAAATAGCGTATGCTGCAATAAAACCGAAGATTAAACCACCGTGTATTGCCAGACCTCCGCCGCGAATATCAAAAATTTCAGAAGGTGAATCGCTATAGTAACTCCAGTTGAATATAACATAGTAAATTCTTGCCCCAAGTATTCCAAGTGGGAGAATTCCTAATGCTATGTCTAATACATCTTCAGAAGCTAATCCGTATATTGGTGCGCGCTTGTAACTTATATATAGCGCAAGAAGTGCGCCCGAGGCAATTAGTATGCCGTACCATCTAATGT
Coding sequences within it:
- the ychF gene encoding redox-regulated ATPase YchF, whose translation is MKLGIVGLPNVGKSTLFNAITKAGAEAANYPFCTIEPNVGVVTVPDKRLEVLTDIYKAKKTIYTTIEFCDIAGLVKGASKGEGLGNKFLGHIREVSAIVHVVRCFENDNIVHVNGHIDPLDDIDTINTELIFADLEVLERAIVKLNKNMKADKTLGKQVALLERVKAWLETGKCARAMELEDEEKEIISSMDLLTYKPVIYVANVSEDEVASEDNEYVAKVSEFAATEGAGCVKICAEIEAEMAALEDDEREMFLEDLGIEESGLDKLIKASYALLNLISYLTAGEPEVRAWTITRGTKAPQAAGKIHTDFEKGFIRAETIAYDRLIECGGSLGKAREQGLIRSEGKDYVVQDGDVIHFLFNV
- the lgt gene encoding prolipoprotein diacylglyceryl transferase translates to MTSPGPIAISIAGFDIRWYGILIASGALLALYISYKRAPIYGLASEDVLDIALGILPLGILGARIYYVIFNWSYYSDSPSEIFDIRGGGLAIHGGLIFGFIAAYAICKYKKISFINVADLILPSVALAQAIGRWGNFFNNEAYGTETSLPWAIIIDGKSVHPTFLYESIWCFIIFIILSSIFNHRKFPGQVACLYGLLYAPERFLVEGLRTDSLMIGFLRQAQVISIVIFIVSIALYVYLWKRNDYNIKNNL